TTTCTACCAATTCAGCGTCATATATGGGACTTTGCCGCCGGAATGCCGAACAGGTCCAACTTACGGTTGAAGAGCGTAGTATTGCGATGGAGGAGCTTTTAAACTTAAGTGAAAAATACAACGGAAGAATCAGCGCCACCGCAGGCCCCTTAGCCGAGGCCAGTAGTTGGAATATGATGGAAGAGGCCCGGCAGGCTGGAAAAAAAGATGACTTTGAGGGAGGATTTCTTTCAGCTTGTGGCGGACCGATGAATACGATTGCCGTGCGGGCTGACGGAGTACTGGTGCCATGCATTCAGATGAGCCATATTGAGTTGGGGCGCATCAATCGGGATGATCTTAAAACGGTTTGGCAAAAACATCCGGAGCTTAAGCGATTGAGAGGACGCTACAATATTCCTTTGAGCGATTTCGAATTTTGCAAAGGCTGCGAGTATATCGACTATTGCACCGGGAACTGTCCGGCCCTGGCATATTTGATTCTGGGAGATGAAAATCATCCAAGTCCCGATGCCTGTCTAAAACGGTTTTTAAAAGCAGGAGGACGACTCCCCGGATAGAATCGACGGTATTAATGACTCTCCTTCCGGGCGGAAGCACTGAGACCTTTGAGGGGTAATATAATGGTAAGCTGGTGGGATATTGTTAAATTTATTCGCTGCTTATCAAGGCGGCATCTTAAGCGGGCTGAGAAGGGTTATGTGCGGCGCTTTGTTAAGAAGGATGTACCTTGGGACAATTTAGCGGCCTTGGCGGAATTGGACGGGGTTGCCGGGTTTTTTTATTATCACCTGAGAGATCTGGACCTCTTTGATGCTGTTTCGAAAACGGCCTTAAAACGTTTCGAAAGCAGATATAATCAGACAAAAGAATATACCCTTGCAGTTATTGCCAACGCCAGGGCACTTGCGGGCAAGCTGGAACAAACCGGAATTCCGATTATGGCCCTGCAGGGCCTGTCCCTTGCCAGGCTATACGGCGATGTTGGGCTCAGGCCTCTGGGTGATGCGGACTTTATGGTCAAACCGGATCATAAAGAACGTTTTAAACAATTGTTAGGGCAAGCCGGATACTATGCGACCAATCCCGCCTATCCGGATATCCTTTACAAGGGTGATTTTATAGTTGACATTCACATCCATATCTTGAATCTGGACCGCATTCATAATCGGCGGCATATCTTTCCGGCAGACCTTACCCCCATGTGGGAAAGGGCCGTACCCTTTTTTGAGCAACAGGATGGTCTCTTACTTCCGGACCCTTTTGACAATGTTGTAGCTTTGGCCGCTCATGCTCTGAAGCACAGCTATTCCCGGCTGATTTGGCTGGTGGACATTCACGAATACCTGCTGGAATTAGCCGGCATCCCCGGCGGATGGGGAGAGGTTGTAGCACGAGCACGATTCTGGCAACAGGAAAGAATTGTGCTTTATGCCCTGATTTTGGTGCAGAGACTTTTTGGCCTGCAAGTACCCTTGCAGGTAAAGCGGGAGCTGGGAATCAACAGGCTGAGCATCCTGGAAAAACATATCCTGCGCCTTAAGCTTAAGGGTTTTTCTTCAAGAGAACTTTGCTATGTATTGTGGCTTTGCAATTTAGAGGGAACAGGTAATAAACTCAAATTTATCAAAGAAACTGTTTTTCCCAAAGACGAGGTAATGGCTCAGATAATCCAAGATAAATCATGGTCCGGCAAAAGATCAGGTTACTTCAGGAGGGCTGCGGAGATTATCAGCCTGGCAAGTAACGATTTGTACCGGGCGTTTACATTCTCTTTTGAGACAGGCGGGGATGAATAGCGACACTCTCACTTCAGAGCATAACGTCTGCAGGCAGGATGTATCCATCGGTAAAAAACGAACAAAGGTTTGTTTGGTCCTTTTTGTAGCGAACAACTTTCAATTGAGCGATAGCGCTCAACTTTAGCAGATCCTCCCTCCAAATATCTAATCTACTATCTGCCAGAGGCGCCGCTTTGACACTTGCCACCGGCCGAACTTCCACTTTGGCATTTCCCACCTGCTACCCCACCAGCTTGACATCGGCCACCGGCCGCCGCAGTTCCCGGGTTACACGCCCCGCCCGAGGCCCCACCTCCTGGTTGGCATTTGCTGCCGGCCGCACCTCCTGGCTGGCATTTGCTGCCCGTAGCCGATTGGCCTGGTTGGCAGGTATTGCCAGCCGGGCTGCCACCAGGCCTGCAAGCTGCACTGGCGGCATGGGCGACACCTGCGCCCAGATCTAATAGCCGGGGAGGTTCATATGGAAGCCGGGTGGTTTGATTATCGTCTTTTGAGCCGGTCATTTCATCCTCCAGTTTTAGCCGTCGGCAATAACACTCCACACGTCCCGGCCTGGCAAATAATGAAGATAATGAGTATGTAAATTATGACATACTTCAAGAAAAAGGTCAAATAGCAACCTTTTGGCCCGGGGTGAAAGATAGGGGAAAAAAAGAATATATCGGTTTATAATCATGGAGACTGCTTTTTTCTTTGAGATTTTGTGAATAGAGACGTCGTCATCTTTGATCAGAAAATAGAGCCCCTTCACTTCAGCATATATGTCCGGGACTTCCCTGTTTAGAATCTTTAGCCGGTCCATCTGATGATAGGGGGATGGGAATACGTGGTATTTGCCATTGCGCTTTCGGAATACCGGACTGTCATCTGACAATACGGTGTCTTGCCTGCAAGCGCCGGCCAAGGTACTTTTCCCGGCACCAGAGTCTCCCATAAAAAGATACCCGTTTTCTCTCCTTACTAATGCCGCCGCATGCACAAAACAGCTCTCTTCTTCCCCCAGAACCTGGGCAAAATAAATCCATAACAGCCGGTAAAGTGGTCGGAACATCCGGGGGCCTTGTTTTAAAAGGTAGATATGTCCTGTCGCAGTTTCAGGGCTAAACAGCAGAAGCCCGTCCATGCAAAATGAACAGATGGTGGTTTCATCGATGAGGAAATCCTTTTTGTACTGCGGAACTTTCCTAAGCCATTGGACCACGTCCGGGGTGGACAGCAGCTGTTCAAAAATCGGTTCCCCGTTTGTTTCCTTAACCGGCAACCTGCTGTTTGTTGTTTCTAAGACACTTATTTTGACTGCGGCGCTTTTCCCCCTGTCAGGATGAATAAAATTCCTGAAGTAGTGGTTACACAGAGCTATGGCATTATTTGATTGGCCTGCAAAGATGATATCAATTTTTGTCCCGGCCAGGTCTACGGTTAGTTCCATGTCTCATCCGATATATCTTGATGATGGGAAGAGGCCGGATTCATAGTATTGTTGGCACAAAAAATAGGGTGCATGCAGATCCTTGGTAAGAAAGTAAGCATTCGCCCGGCAGCCTCCCAGGCACTGAAACTTAAAAATACAGCCGCCGCAGGCTCCCTTGAGCCTACTGGTGATGGATTGACGCAATTCTATTAGAATGGGGTTGTTATGCCAAACTTCAGTAACGGAATCGTGTAAGAGATTACCCATTCTTAGTTCTTCAACCGTCTGGCCGATGCCGCAGATGGAAAAGTCTCCGTTGGCGAGAATCCCCAGAATATTCAAAATTCGGCATTCATTGAGCCCGCGGCGTTTGATATCTTCAATAGACCTTAACGCCACTGGAAGATCGAATTCAATTTCGATGGTGTCCGGTCGCGGCCATTCTTCTTCCACTAGCCGGTAAAGTTGGGTTAATTCATCTAAATCCAAATTTTCTTTTTGATCAAAAACATCTTTTCCTCGCCCGCATGGAAGCAGATGATTTATTTTCAAAGAACAGGCCCCCAGTTTTTTGCTCAATAAAATCATAGCCGGTATCTCGCCGCGGTTCTTGCGTTGTAAGGTCATGATAATTTGGAATTGCAAGCCGCTGCCGGAAAGGCGGTGCAGGCCTTGCATGGTGAGAGCATAGCTGCCTTTGATTCCTCTGATTTTATTATGAATTTCTTCCGTGGCTGCATCCAGGCTGACGGAAATTTGCTCCACTCCGGCGGCCTGGAAAGATTTGATCATCTTTTGATCTATCAGTGTCCCGTTTGTTTCGATATAAATGGTTAACTCTTTTGATTTCAAAAATATGAGCAGTTCATCCAGTTGCCGGTATAAAAGCGGTTCTCCGCCGGTAAGCTTGACACTACCAAGGCCTAATGCTCCGGCCTCTGAAATTGTTTTTTTCAGAGAATCCAGGGGAATACCGTTTTGCCGAAGCTGTGAAAATTCGGGAGAGATCCAGCAGTGGGAGCAACTTAGATTACAGCGATCGGTGAGATAAAGGTAAAGGCTTGTCAGTGGGTAGCATGTTTCCTGATCAGCCATAAAGTCCTTTTGCAAAGGTCGCCCTTTAAGTTAGCCGGTGAAATATTCGGATTAATTGCCTCCCGTATGGAAGACAAAGTTATTCGACAGCAGTTCCTGCAGGAAACTTTCTACGTCATTACGGACCTGTTCGGAGTCCTCATCCGGGTATAGTTTTAGCAGGCGATTGGTTATCTGGCTCGAATCATTTTGACCGTCTATCATCAAAAAGGTCTCTTTGGCGGATTTGTTCAGGTATTTCAAATTGCCTGTATCCGGATCAAACAAAAAAGCCCCGTCATCTTCTTCTCTGAAAACGATGTTGTTATTTTTTATATATCGTTTAGCAGAATTCATGGCCTTACAGTTGAACCGCACCTTTTGTGTTCAGGACGGCTATGAAAGCAAGGCATTCAGCATAGGCCTGCTGGTGGGAGACAAGATATTTCTGATGAATCAACCTGGAGATTTCCCAGGGAGTATTCTTGCCGTTACAGTATTCCCAGATGGTCTTGCCAACCAGGTTCAGGGCGCAAAATGGATGCGTTTCGCCCTGTTGTTTTCCGTAAAGTCGGATTCCGTCTCCATAATGTTCCCAGGTAACTAAAGGATGCTTTGAAGGCCTGGATCTTGCCAGCAAATCTGTCTCAATGTTTGTCAGAAATTTTTTAATTTCTGATTTTGTTGCCTGCACACCTCCGGGTTTTGTCAGCAGGAGACCGGAAAATATCCCGGACAAAAGTGAGATGAAACGTCTGCGGTCAGTTAATCTACTTTTCTTTGCATCCATTTGATTCCCTCATGCAGGATTGTCATTCCATCTTTGCAAAATTCAGAAATAAATTATATATAAACATATAAATTGTATGAATAAAAGTCAACATAATACCCTTAAACCGTTAATTCTGGCCCCGGCCGGGAACAGGGCCTCGTTTCTGGCG
This portion of the Candidatus Desulfatibia profunda genome encodes:
- a CDS encoding SPASM domain-containing protein; this translates as STNSASYMGLCRRNAEQVQLTVEERSIAMEELLNLSEKYNGRISATAGPLAEASSWNMMEEARQAGKKDDFEGGFLSACGGPMNTIAVRADGVLVPCIQMSHIELGRINRDDLKTVWQKHPELKRLRGRYNIPLSDFEFCKGCEYIDYCTGNCPALAYLILGDENHPSPDACLKRFLKAGGRLPG
- a CDS encoding nucleotidyltransferase family protein, which encodes MVSWWDIVKFIRCLSRRHLKRAEKGYVRRFVKKDVPWDNLAALAELDGVAGFFYYHLRDLDLFDAVSKTALKRFESRYNQTKEYTLAVIANARALAGKLEQTGIPIMALQGLSLARLYGDVGLRPLGDADFMVKPDHKERFKQLLGQAGYYATNPAYPDILYKGDFIVDIHIHILNLDRIHNRRHIFPADLTPMWERAVPFFEQQDGLLLPDPFDNVVALAAHALKHSYSRLIWLVDIHEYLLELAGIPGGWGEVVARARFWQQERIVLYALILVQRLFGLQVPLQVKRELGINRLSILEKHILRLKLKGFSSRELCYVLWLCNLEGTGNKLKFIKETVFPKDEVMAQIIQDKSWSGKRSGYFRRAAEIISLASNDLYRAFTFSFETGGDE
- a CDS encoding radical SAM protein, whose translation is MADQETCYPLTSLYLYLTDRCNLSCSHCWISPEFSQLRQNGIPLDSLKKTISEAGALGLGSVKLTGGEPLLYRQLDELLIFLKSKELTIYIETNGTLIDQKMIKSFQAAGVEQISVSLDAATEEIHNKIRGIKGSYALTMQGLHRLSGSGLQFQIIMTLQRKNRGEIPAMILLSKKLGACSLKINHLLPCGRGKDVFDQKENLDLDELTQLYRLVEEEWPRPDTIEIEFDLPVALRSIEDIKRRGLNECRILNILGILANGDFSICGIGQTVEELRMGNLLHDSVTEVWHNNPILIELRQSITSRLKGACGGCIFKFQCLGGCRANAYFLTKDLHAPYFLCQQYYESGLFPSSRYIG
- a CDS encoding PqqD family protein, translated to MNSAKRYIKNNNIVFREEDDGAFLFDPDTGNLKYLNKSAKETFLMIDGQNDSSQITNRLLKLYPDEDSEQVRNDVESFLQELLSNNFVFHTGGN
- a CDS encoding PqqD family protein, yielding MDAKKSRLTDRRRFISLLSGIFSGLLLTKPGGVQATKSEIKKFLTNIETDLLARSRPSKHPLVTWEHYGDGIRLYGKQQGETHPFCALNLVGKTIWEYCNGKNTPWEISRLIHQKYLVSHQQAYAECLAFIAVLNTKGAVQL